In a single window of the Pontibacter russatus genome:
- a CDS encoding ABC transporter permease, protein MLAAEEKRWEWEINNKTSYWGESLRELWSFRHLLGSLVRRHFILNYQQTVLGPFWILFQPIMTLVTYVVVFDKMVGIPTGDLPPVLFYFSGIVLWNFFSDSFSGTSNTFRDNAQLFSKVYFPRLVMPLATVATQFLRFLMQLVMLLLFIAYYWLFKDLRLSFGSWALAFPLAVVLTGGIGLGLGLFFSVLTAKYRDISNLVSLGIRLLMFVTPVIFPLSTVPDNVKWIVGINPLSPLFELFRLSLLGEGYVSPWQLLYSVVFMVIVLSGALLLFNKQGTKLMDVV, encoded by the coding sequence ATGCTGGCAGCAGAAGAGAAGCGGTGGGAGTGGGAGATTAATAACAAGACAAGCTACTGGGGCGAAAGCCTCCGGGAACTCTGGTCGTTTCGGCACCTGCTGGGCAGCCTGGTGCGGCGCCATTTCATCCTGAACTACCAGCAAACCGTGTTAGGGCCTTTCTGGATACTGTTCCAGCCCATCATGACGCTCGTCACCTACGTGGTGGTGTTCGACAAGATGGTCGGCATCCCGACCGGAGACCTGCCGCCTGTGCTGTTTTACTTCTCGGGCATCGTGCTCTGGAACTTCTTCAGCGACAGCTTCTCGGGCACCTCCAACACCTTCCGCGACAACGCCCAACTGTTCAGCAAAGTGTACTTCCCGCGGCTCGTCATGCCGCTTGCCACTGTCGCCACCCAATTTCTGCGCTTCCTGATGCAGTTGGTGATGCTGCTCCTGTTCATCGCGTACTACTGGCTTTTCAAAGACCTGCGCCTCTCTTTCGGCAGTTGGGCGCTTGCCTTTCCGCTGGCCGTTGTGCTTACGGGCGGCATCGGCCTGGGGCTGGGCCTGTTCTTCTCGGTGCTGACAGCGAAATACAGGGATATCTCGAACCTGGTGAGCCTGGGCATCCGGCTCCTGATGTTTGTGACTCCCGTTATTTTCCCGCTCAGCACGGTGCCCGACAACGTGAAGTGGATTGTGGGAATAAACCCCCTCAGCCCGCTGTTTGAGCTTTTCCGGCTGTCGTTGCTGGGCGAGGGGTATGTCTCGCCGTGGCAACTGCTCTACAGTGTGGTGTTCATGGTAATTGTGCTATCCGGCGCTTTGCTGCTGTTCAACAAGCAGGGCACCAAACTGATGGACGTGGTATAA